Proteins encoded by one window of Anas platyrhynchos isolate ZD024472 breed Pekin duck chromosome 14, IASCAAS_PekinDuck_T2T, whole genome shotgun sequence:
- the LOC139998689 gene encoding LOW QUALITY PROTEIN: protocadherin gamma-A2-like (The sequence of the model RefSeq protein was modified relative to this genomic sequence to represent the inferred CDS: inserted 4 bases in 3 codons; substituted 1 base at 1 genomic stop codon) → MAQLFGVCQALFQEQQASCRGPAARPNKGYWRHKAAVVAQRQRAQLCCVLVATWEAAWGQLRYSVPEELPKGSFVGDVAKDLALQLAALRDRGXHIMDRGRTXIFALHANSGHLVTAERLDREQLCRLVERCVLRCEVIVEGEMKVYRIEVEITDINDNAPSFXESEMELRMSEMTPPGSRFPLADARDPDVGVNSLQSYKLSSDEHFSLSVQAGADGEKRPELVLAKALDREEAAFHELVLRASDGGEPARTGTARIRVSVLDANDNAPVFSQAVYAVRVPEDVPVGSTLLTLTATDVDEGINGAVKYFLIKATDLTSEIFYLDPERGSIKLVRSLDFEEGDSYEIEVQAHDGGGLFRHGYXVSISVSDVNDNAPELTVTSALSEISEDAPPGTVVALLHVQDRDSGANGEVRCSLVGDVPFRLRSSVGSYYSVVTARELDREEVSEYNVTVWASDGGSPSLRSSAVLALRVLDVNDNAPVFAEARYSARLPENNAEGALVLTVRAWDADWGQNARVRYRLAEGRVRGAPLSSYVSVQAETGALYALRSFDYEEVREVGLWVRAEDGGAPALSSNVSVRLLIVDENDNAPQVLYPPSSAAAAAAAGAGWTGVELAPRSAEPGALVAKVVAVDADAGQNAWLSYELAKATEPGLFRVGLHSGEVRTARSPLARDAPRHSLVVVVKDQGRPALSATATLTVVLAESVAELLSELGSAAAPAEPGGSLTRWLVLAVAAVSCLFVAFLLLLLALRLRRWRRSQLLPPASGALRGVPASHFVGIDGVRAFLHSYSHEVSLTADSRKSQRRWAADSCCNTLPARPPPDKAAPLLGEDAAGARGAPPDALPVSQSLRTPRRPPSRRLPPFLLLAFPSPFSFPAMDVSC, encoded by the exons ATGGCACAGCTGTTCGGTGTGTGTCAGGCCTTATTTCAAGAGCAGCAGGCGAGTTGCCGCGGACCTGCCGCGCGACCGAACAAGGGATACTGGAGGCACAAGGCTGCAGTTGTTGC ACAGAGGCAGCGAGCGCAGCTGTGTTGCGTGTTGGTGGCGACGTGGGAGGCGGCGTGGGGGCAGCTGCGCTACTCGGTGCCCGAGGAGCTGCCCAAGGGCTCTTTCGTGGGCGACGTGGCCAAGGACCTGGCGCTGCAGCTGGCGGCCCTCCGCGACCGCG GCCATATCATGGACCGAGGTAGGA CGATATTTGCTCTGCATGCGAACAGCGGCCACCTGGTGACGGCGGAGAGGCTAGATAGAGAGCAGCTGTGCCGCCTGGTGGAGCGATGCGTGCTGCGCTGTGAGGTGATCGTGGAGGGCGAGATGAAGGTTTACAGGATCGAAGTGGAAATCACGGACATTAACGACAACGCCCCCAGCTTCTGAGAGTCCGAAATGGAACTGAGAATGAGCGAGATGACACCTCCCGGGTCGCGCTTTCCCCTGGCCGACGCTCGCGACCCGGACGTGGGAGTGAATTCCCTGCAGAGCTACAAGCTGAGCAGTGACGAGCACTTCTCGCTGTCCGTGCAGGCGGGAGCCGACGGCGAGAAGCGTCCCGAGCTGGTGCTGGCCAAGGCGCTGGACCGGGAGGAGGCGGCGTTTCACGAGCTGGTGCTGAGGGCGAGCGACGGCGGCGAGCCGGCACGGACGGGCACGGCGCGCATCCGCGTGTCTGTGCTGGACGCCAACGACAACGCGCCCGTGTTCAGCCAGGCGGTGTACGCGGTGCGCGTGCCCGAGGACGTGCCCGTGGGCTCCACCCTGCTCACCCTCACGGCCACCGACGTGGACGAGGGAATCAACGGCGCTGTGAAATATTTCCTTATAAAAGCGACGGACCTAACATCTGAAATTTTCTACCTGGATCCCGAGAGGGGATCGATCAAGCTGGTGAGGAGCCTGGACTTCGAGGAAGGAGACTCCTACGAAATCGAGGTTCAGGCACACGACGGTGGTGGACTTTTTCGACACGGCTA GGTCTCGATCTCGGTGTCCGACGTGAACGACAACGCGCCCGAGCTGACTGTGACTTCGGCGCTGAGCGAGATCTCGGAGGACGCGCCGCCGGGGACGGTGGTGGCCCTGCTGCACGTGCAGGACCGCGACTCGGGCGCCAACGGCGAGGTGCGGTGCTCGCTGGTCGGCGACGTGCCGTTCCGTCTGCGGAGCTCGGTGGGCAGCTACTACAGCGTGGTGACGGCGCGGGAGCTGGACCGGGAGGAGGTGTCGGAGTACAACGTGACGGTGTGGGCGTCGGACGGCGGGTCGCCGTCGCTGCGGAGCAGCGCGGTGCTGGCGCTGCGCGTGCTGGACGTGAACGACAACGCGCCGGTGTTCGCGGAGGCGCGCTACAGCGCCCGTCTGCCCGAGAACAACGCCGAGGGCGCGCTGGTGCTGACGGTGCGGGCGTGGGACGCGGACTGGGGGCAGAACGCGCGCGTGCGCTACCGGCTGGCGGAGGGGCGCGTGCGGGGCGCGCCGCTGTCGTCCTACGTGTCGGTGCAGGCGGAGACGGGCGCGCTGTACGCGCTGCGCTCGTTCGACTACGAGGAGGTGCGCGAGGTGGGGCTGTGGGTGCGGGCGGAGGACGGCGGCGCGCCGGCGCTGAGCAGCAACGTGTCGGTGCGGCTGCTGATCGTGGACGAGAACGACAACGCGCCGCAGGTGCTGTACCCGCCGTcgtcggcggcggcggcggcggcggcgggcgcgggctGGACGGGCGTGGAGCTGGCGCCGCGCTCGGCGGAGCCCGGCGCGCTGGTGGCCAAGGTGGTGGCGGTGGACGCGGACGCGGGGCAGAACGCGTGGCTGTCCTACGAGCTGGCCAAGGCGACGGAGCCGGGGCTGTTCCGCGTGGGGCTGCACAGCGGCGAGGTGCGCACGGCGCGCTCGCCGCTGGCCCGCGACGCGCCCAGGCAcagcctggtggtggtggtgaaggaCCAGGGCCGGCCGGCGCTGTCGGCCACGGCCACGCTGACCGTGGTGCTGGCCGAGAGCGTGGCCGAGCTGCTGTCGGAGCTGGGCAGCGCGGCGGCGCCGGCCGAGCCCGGCGGCAGCCTGACGCGCTGGCTGGTGCTGGCCGTGGCGGCCGTGTCGTGCCTCTTCGtcgccttcctgctgctgctgctggcgctgcGCCTGCGGCGCTGGCGCCGCTCGCAGCTGCTGCCGCCGGCCAGCGGCGCCTTGCGCGGCGTGCCGGCCTCGCACTTCGTGGGCATCGACGGCGTCCGCGCCTTCCTGCACTCCTACTCGCACGAGGTGTCGCTCACGGCCGACTCGCGCAAGAGCCAGCGGCGCTGGGCGGCCGACAGCTGCTGCAACACCCTCCCGGCGCGGCCGCCGCCCGACAAGGCCGCGCCGCTGCTCGGGGAAGACGCTGCCGGCGCCCGCGGCGCCCCGCCCGACGCCCTCCCGGTGAGTCAGTCGCTCCGGACACCCCGACGCCCTCCGTCTCGGCGCTtgcctcccttccttctccttgccTTTCCCTCCCCGTTCTCCTTCCCGGCTATGGACGTTAGCTGCTGA
- the LOC113845191 gene encoding protocadherin gamma-A5-like, with the protein MGAARKGCWGRRQRALLCCVLVAAWEAAWGQLRYSVPEELPKGSFVGDVAKDLALQPAKLRDRGARILDRGRTRYFALHANSGHLVTAERLDREQLCRLVERCVLHCEVIVEGEMKVYRIEVEITDINDNAPSFRNAENELTVNEMAAPGSHFPLSKARDPDVGVNSLQSYELSGDEHFSLSVQAGADGEKRPELVLAKALDREEAAFHELVLRAIDGGEPARTGTARIRVSVLDANDNAPMFSQAVYAVHVPEDVPVGSTLVTLTATDVDEGINGDVKYSLKTATDVASETFHLDHETGSIMLVRSLDFEEDDSYHLEAQAQDGGGLFDTATVSISVTDVNDNAPELTVSSALSEISEDAPPGTVVALLHVQDRDSGANGEVRCTIAENVPFRLELELDNYYCVVTARELDREEVSEYNVTVWASDGGSPSLRSSAVLALRVLDVNDNAPVFAEARYSARLPENNAEGALVLTVRAWDADWGQNARVRYRLAEGRVRGAPLSSYVSVQAETGALYALRSFDYEEVREVGLWVRAEDGGAPALSSNVSVRLLIVDENDNAPQVLYPPSSAAAAAAGAGWTGVELAPRSAEPGALVAKVVAVDADAGQNAWLSYELAKATEPGLFRVGLHSGEVRTARSPLARDAPRHSLVVVVKDQGRPALSATATLTVVLAESVAELLSELGSAAAPAEPGGSLTRWLVLAVAAVSCLFVAFLLLLLALRLRRWRRSQLLPPASGALRGVPASHFVGIDGVRAFLHSYSHEVSLTADSRKSQRRWAADSCCNTLPARPPPDKAAPLLGEDAAGARGAPPDALPVSQSLRTPRRPPSRRLPPSLLLAFPFQLSFLAAEVCFRARHRFIW; encoded by the coding sequence ATGGGCGCAGCGAGAAAAGGCTGCTGGGGCCGGAGGCAGCGAGCGCTGCTGTGCTGCGTGTTGGTGGCGGCGTGGGAGGCGGCGTGGGGGCAGCTGCGCTACTCGGTGCCCGAGGAGCTGCCTAAGGGCTCTTTCGTGGGCGACGTGGCCAAGGACCTGGCGCTGCAGCCGGCGAAGCTCCGCGACCGCGGCGCCCGCATCCTGGACCGAGGTAGGACGCGGTATTTCGCTCTGCATGCCAACAGCGGCCACCTGGTGACGGCAGAGAGGCTAGATAGAGAGCAGCTGTGCCGGCTAGTGGAGCGATGCGTGCTGCACTGCGAGGTGATCGTGGAGGGCGAGATGAAAGTTTACAGGATCGAAGTGGAAATCACGGACATTAACGACAACGCCCCCAGCTTCCGCAACGCAGAAAATGAACTGACAGTGAACGAGATGGCAGCACCCGGGTCCCACTTTCCCTTGTCTAAAGCTCGTGACCCAGACGTGGGAGTGAATTCCCTGCAGAGCTACGAGCTGAGCGGCGACGAGCACTTTTCGCTGTCCGTGCAGGCGGGAGCCGACGGCGAGAAGCGTCCCGAGCTGGTGCTGGCCAAGGCGCTGGACCGGGAGGAGGCGGCGTTTCACGAGCTTGTGCTGAGGGCGATCGACGGCGGCGAGCCGGCACGGACGGGCACGGCGCGCATCCGCGTGTCTGTGTTGGACGCCAACGACAACGCGCCCATGTTCAGCCAGGCGGTATACGCGGTGCACGTCCCCGAGGACGTGCCCGTGGGCTCCACGCTCGTTACTCTCACGGCCACCGACGTGGACGAGGGAATCAACGGCGATGTGAAATACTCGCTTAAGACAGCGACGGACGTAGCATCGGAAACCTTCCACCTGGATCACGAGACAGGATCGATCATGCTGGTGAGGAGCCTGGACTTCGAGGAAGACGATTCCTATCATCTGGAGGCGCAGGCACAAGACGGCGGTGGCCTTTTCGACACGGCTACGGTCTCGATCTCGGTGACCGACGTGAACGACAACGCGCCCGAGCTGACTGTGTCGTCGGCGCTGAGCGAGATCTCGGAGGACGCGCCGCCGGGGACTGTGGTGGCCCTGCTGCACGTGCAGGACCGCGACTCGGGCGCCAACGGCGAGGTGCGGTGCACCATCGCGGAAAATGTCCCGTTCCgcctggagctggagctggacaATTACTACTGCGTGGTGACGGCGCGGGAGCTGGACCGGGAGGAGGTGTCGGAGTACAACGTGACGGTGTGGGCGTCGGACGGCGGGTCGCCGTCGCTGCGGAGCAGCGCGGTGCTGGCACTGCGCGTGCTGGACGTGAACGACAACGCGCCGGTGTTCGCGGAGGCGCGCTACAGCGCCCGTCTGCCCGAGAACAACGCCGAGGGCGCGCTGGTGCTGACGGTGCGGGCGTGGGACGCGGACTGGGGGCAGAACGCGCGCGTGCGCTACCGGCTGGCGGAGGGGCGCGTGCGGGGCGCGCCGCTGTCGTCCTACGTGTCGGTGCAGGCGGAGACGGGCGCGCTGTACGCGCTGCGCTCGTTCGACTACGAGGAGGTGCGCGAGGTGGGGCTGTGGGTGCGGGCGGAGGACGGCGGCGCGCCGGCGCTGAGCAGCAACGTGTCGGTGCGGCTGCTGATCGTGGACGAGAACGACAACGCGCCGCAGGTGCTGTACCCGCCGTcgtcggcggcggcggcggcggcgggcgcgggctGGACGGGCGTGGAGCTGGCGCCGCGCTCGGCGGAGCCCGGCGCGCTGGTGGCCAAGGTGGTGGCGGTGGACGCGGACGCGGGGCAGAACGCGTGGCTGTCCTACGAGCTGGCCAAGGCGACGGAGCCGGGGCTGTTCCGCGTGGGGCTGCACAGCGGCGAGGTGCGCACGGCGCGCTCGCCGCTGGCCCGCGACGCGCCCAGGCAcagcctggtggtggtggtgaaggaCCAGGGCCGGCCGGCGCTGTCGGCCACGGCCACGCTGACGGTGGTGCTGGCCGAGAGCGTGGCCGAGCTGCTGTCGGAGCTGGGCAGCGCGGCGGCGCCGGCCGAGCCCGGCGGCAGCCTGACGCGCTGGCTGGTGCTGGCCGTGGCGGCCGTGTCGTGCCTCTTCGtcgccttcctgctgctgctgctggcgctgcGCCTGCGGCGCTGGCGCCGCTCGCAGCTGCTGCCGCCGGCCAGCGGCGCCTTGCGCGGCGTGCCGGCCTCGCACTTCGTGGGCATCGACGGCGTCCGCGCCTTCCTGCACTCCTACTCGCACGAGGTGTCGCTCACGGCCGACTCGCGCAAGAGCCAGCGGCGCTGGGCGGCCGACAGCTGCTGCAACACCCTCCCGGCGCGGCCGCCGCCCGACAAGGCCGCGCCGCTGCTCGGGGAAGACGCTGCCGGCGCCCGTGGCGCCCCGCCCGACGCCCTCCCGGTGAGTCAGTCGCTCCGGACACCCCGACGCCCTCCGTCTCGGCGcttgcctccctccctgctccttgcCTTTCCCTTCCAGCTCTCCTTTTTGGCTGCGGAGGTCTGCTTCCGGGCAAGGCACAGGTTCATTTGGTAG